One Oenanthe melanoleuca isolate GR-GAL-2019-014 chromosome 3, OMel1.0, whole genome shotgun sequence DNA segment encodes these proteins:
- the CYRIA gene encoding CYFIP-related Rac1 interactor A isoform X4 → MRFAGMGNLLKVLTREIENYPHFFLDFENAQPTDGEREVWNQISAVLQDSESMLADLQAYKGAGQEIRDAIQNPNDIQLQEKAWNSVCPLVVRLKRFYEFSLRLEKALQSLLESLTCPPYTPTQHLEREQALAKEFAEILHFTLRFDELKMRNPAIQNDFSYYRRTISRNRINNMHLDIENEVNNEMANRMSLFYAEATPMLKTLSNATTHFVSENKTLPIENTTDCLSTMASVCKVMLETPEYRSRFTSEETLMFCMRVMVGVIILYDHVHPVGAFSKTSKIDWHASVPR, encoded by the exons GTTTGCTGGGATGGGTAATCTTCTTAAGGTCCTTACCAGGGAAATTGAAAACTAtccacattttttcctggattttgaAA ATGCACAGCCCACAGATGGAGAAAGGGAGGTCTGGAACCAGATCAGTGCAGTTTTACAGGACTCAGAAAGCATGCTTGCAGACCTTCAGGCTTACAAAGGAGCTGGACAAGAAATTAGAGAT GCAATACAAAATCCCAATGATatccagctgcaggaaaaagcaTGGAATTCAGTCTGTCCACTGGTTGTAAGGCTAAAGCGCTTTTATGAGTTTTCACTCAGATTAG AGAAAGCCCTGCAGAGTTTGCTGGAATCCTTGACATGCCCTCCCTACACACCGACTCAGCACCTGGAACGGGAACAGGCTCTAGCAAAAGAGTTTGCAGAAATCCTACATTTTACTCTTCGTTTTGATGAACTTAAG ATGAGAAACCCAGCAATTCAGAACGACTTCAGTTATTACAGGCGGACAATAAGTCGCAACAGAATAAACAACATGCAT CTAGACATTGAGAACGAAGTGAACAATGAAATGGCCAATAGGATGTCCCTGTTCTATGCGGAGGCCACACCAATGCTGAAAACCCTCAGTAACGCAACGACACATTTTGTATCAGAA AACAAAACATTACCAATTGAAAATACAACAGACTGTCTAAGTACTATGGCCAGTGTATGTAAAGTCATGTTGGAAACACC agagTACAGGAGTAGATTCACCAGTGAAGAGACCCTTATGTTCTGCATGCGAGTAATGGTGGGAGTTATTATTCTGTATGATCACGTTCATCCTGTGGGAGCTTTCTCAAAGACATCAAAGATTGAT TGGCATGCTTCTGTTCCCAGATGA
- the CYRIA gene encoding CYFIP-related Rac1 interactor A isoform X1, with the protein MRFAGMGNLLKVLTREIENYPHFFLDFENAQPTDGEREVWNQISAVLQDSESMLADLQAYKGAGQEIRDAIQNPNDIQLQEKAWNSVCPLVVRLKRFYEFSLRLEKALQSLLESLTCPPYTPTQHLEREQALAKEFAEILHFTLRFDELKMRNPAIQNDFSYYRRTISRNRINNMHLDIENEVNNEMANRMSLFYAEATPMLKTLSNATTHFVSENKTLPIENTTDCLSTMASVCKVMLETPEYRSRFTSEETLMFCMRVMVGVIILYDHVHPVGAFSKTSKIDMKGCIKVLKEQPPDSVEGLLNALRFTTKHLNDESTSKQIRAMLQ; encoded by the exons GTTTGCTGGGATGGGTAATCTTCTTAAGGTCCTTACCAGGGAAATTGAAAACTAtccacattttttcctggattttgaAA ATGCACAGCCCACAGATGGAGAAAGGGAGGTCTGGAACCAGATCAGTGCAGTTTTACAGGACTCAGAAAGCATGCTTGCAGACCTTCAGGCTTACAAAGGAGCTGGACAAGAAATTAGAGAT GCAATACAAAATCCCAATGATatccagctgcaggaaaaagcaTGGAATTCAGTCTGTCCACTGGTTGTAAGGCTAAAGCGCTTTTATGAGTTTTCACTCAGATTAG AGAAAGCCCTGCAGAGTTTGCTGGAATCCTTGACATGCCCTCCCTACACACCGACTCAGCACCTGGAACGGGAACAGGCTCTAGCAAAAGAGTTTGCAGAAATCCTACATTTTACTCTTCGTTTTGATGAACTTAAG ATGAGAAACCCAGCAATTCAGAACGACTTCAGTTATTACAGGCGGACAATAAGTCGCAACAGAATAAACAACATGCAT CTAGACATTGAGAACGAAGTGAACAATGAAATGGCCAATAGGATGTCCCTGTTCTATGCGGAGGCCACACCAATGCTGAAAACCCTCAGTAACGCAACGACACATTTTGTATCAGAA AACAAAACATTACCAATTGAAAATACAACAGACTGTCTAAGTACTATGGCCAGTGTATGTAAAGTCATGTTGGAAACACC agagTACAGGAGTAGATTCACCAGTGAAGAGACCCTTATGTTCTGCATGCGAGTAATGGTGGGAGTTATTATTCTGTATGATCACGTTCATCCTGTGGGAGCTTTCTCAAAGACATCAAAGATTGAT ATGAAGGGATGCATAAAAGTTTTAAAGGAACAACCACCTGACTCTGTGGAAGGACTTCTGAATGCTCTCAG GTTCACTACAAAACACCTGAATGATGAATCTACTTCAAAACAAATTCGAGCTATGCTGCAGTAG
- the CYRIA gene encoding CYFIP-related Rac1 interactor A isoform X3, producing the protein MGNLLKVLTREIENYPHFFLDFENAQPTDGEREVWNQISAVLQDSESMLADLQAYKGAGQEIRDAIQNPNDIQLQEKAWNSVCPLVVRLKRFYEFSLRLEKALQSLLESLTCPPYTPTQHLEREQALAKEFAEILHFTLRFDELKMRNPAIQNDFSYYRRTISRNRINNMHLDIENEVNNEMANRMSLFYAEATPMLKTLSNATTHFVSENKTLPIENTTDCLSTMASVCKVMLETPEYRSRFTSEETLMFCMRVMVGVIILYDHVHPVGAFSKTSKIDMKGCIKVLKEQPPDSVEGLLNALRFTTKHLNDESTSKQIRAMLQ; encoded by the exons ATGGGTAATCTTCTTAAGGTCCTTACCAGGGAAATTGAAAACTAtccacattttttcctggattttgaAA ATGCACAGCCCACAGATGGAGAAAGGGAGGTCTGGAACCAGATCAGTGCAGTTTTACAGGACTCAGAAAGCATGCTTGCAGACCTTCAGGCTTACAAAGGAGCTGGACAAGAAATTAGAGAT GCAATACAAAATCCCAATGATatccagctgcaggaaaaagcaTGGAATTCAGTCTGTCCACTGGTTGTAAGGCTAAAGCGCTTTTATGAGTTTTCACTCAGATTAG AGAAAGCCCTGCAGAGTTTGCTGGAATCCTTGACATGCCCTCCCTACACACCGACTCAGCACCTGGAACGGGAACAGGCTCTAGCAAAAGAGTTTGCAGAAATCCTACATTTTACTCTTCGTTTTGATGAACTTAAG ATGAGAAACCCAGCAATTCAGAACGACTTCAGTTATTACAGGCGGACAATAAGTCGCAACAGAATAAACAACATGCAT CTAGACATTGAGAACGAAGTGAACAATGAAATGGCCAATAGGATGTCCCTGTTCTATGCGGAGGCCACACCAATGCTGAAAACCCTCAGTAACGCAACGACACATTTTGTATCAGAA AACAAAACATTACCAATTGAAAATACAACAGACTGTCTAAGTACTATGGCCAGTGTATGTAAAGTCATGTTGGAAACACC agagTACAGGAGTAGATTCACCAGTGAAGAGACCCTTATGTTCTGCATGCGAGTAATGGTGGGAGTTATTATTCTGTATGATCACGTTCATCCTGTGGGAGCTTTCTCAAAGACATCAAAGATTGAT ATGAAGGGATGCATAAAAGTTTTAAAGGAACAACCACCTGACTCTGTGGAAGGACTTCTGAATGCTCTCAG GTTCACTACAAAACACCTGAATGATGAATCTACTTCAAAACAAATTCGAGCTATGCTGCAGTAG
- the CYRIA gene encoding CYFIP-related Rac1 interactor A isoform X2, giving the protein MGNLLKVLTCTELDQGPNFFLDFENAQPTDGEREVWNQISAVLQDSESMLADLQAYKGAGQEIRDAIQNPNDIQLQEKAWNSVCPLVVRLKRFYEFSLRLEKALQSLLESLTCPPYTPTQHLEREQALAKEFAEILHFTLRFDELKMRNPAIQNDFSYYRRTISRNRINNMHLDIENEVNNEMANRMSLFYAEATPMLKTLSNATTHFVSENKTLPIENTTDCLSTMASVCKVMLETPEYRSRFTSEETLMFCMRVMVGVIILYDHVHPVGAFSKTSKIDMKGCIKVLKEQPPDSVEGLLNALRFTTKHLNDESTSKQIRAMLQ; this is encoded by the exons ATGGGAAATCTTTTAAAAGTTCTCACTTGCACAGAGCTTGATCAGGGGCCAAATTTTTTCCTTGACTTTGAAA ATGCACAGCCCACAGATGGAGAAAGGGAGGTCTGGAACCAGATCAGTGCAGTTTTACAGGACTCAGAAAGCATGCTTGCAGACCTTCAGGCTTACAAAGGAGCTGGACAAGAAATTAGAGAT GCAATACAAAATCCCAATGATatccagctgcaggaaaaagcaTGGAATTCAGTCTGTCCACTGGTTGTAAGGCTAAAGCGCTTTTATGAGTTTTCACTCAGATTAG AGAAAGCCCTGCAGAGTTTGCTGGAATCCTTGACATGCCCTCCCTACACACCGACTCAGCACCTGGAACGGGAACAGGCTCTAGCAAAAGAGTTTGCAGAAATCCTACATTTTACTCTTCGTTTTGATGAACTTAAG ATGAGAAACCCAGCAATTCAGAACGACTTCAGTTATTACAGGCGGACAATAAGTCGCAACAGAATAAACAACATGCAT CTAGACATTGAGAACGAAGTGAACAATGAAATGGCCAATAGGATGTCCCTGTTCTATGCGGAGGCCACACCAATGCTGAAAACCCTCAGTAACGCAACGACACATTTTGTATCAGAA AACAAAACATTACCAATTGAAAATACAACAGACTGTCTAAGTACTATGGCCAGTGTATGTAAAGTCATGTTGGAAACACC agagTACAGGAGTAGATTCACCAGTGAAGAGACCCTTATGTTCTGCATGCGAGTAATGGTGGGAGTTATTATTCTGTATGATCACGTTCATCCTGTGGGAGCTTTCTCAAAGACATCAAAGATTGAT ATGAAGGGATGCATAAAAGTTTTAAAGGAACAACCACCTGACTCTGTGGAAGGACTTCTGAATGCTCTCAG GTTCACTACAAAACACCTGAATGATGAATCTACTTCAAAACAAATTCGAGCTATGCTGCAGTAG
- the CYRIA gene encoding CYFIP-related Rac1 interactor A isoform X5, producing MLADLQAYKGAGQEIRDAIQNPNDIQLQEKAWNSVCPLVVRLKRFYEFSLRLEKALQSLLESLTCPPYTPTQHLEREQALAKEFAEILHFTLRFDELKMRNPAIQNDFSYYRRTISRNRINNMHLDIENEVNNEMANRMSLFYAEATPMLKTLSNATTHFVSENKTLPIENTTDCLSTMASVCKVMLETPEYRSRFTSEETLMFCMRVMVGVIILYDHVHPVGAFSKTSKIDMKGCIKVLKEQPPDSVEGLLNALRFTTKHLNDESTSKQIRAMLQ from the exons ATGCTTGCAGACCTTCAGGCTTACAAAGGAGCTGGACAAGAAATTAGAGAT GCAATACAAAATCCCAATGATatccagctgcaggaaaaagcaTGGAATTCAGTCTGTCCACTGGTTGTAAGGCTAAAGCGCTTTTATGAGTTTTCACTCAGATTAG AGAAAGCCCTGCAGAGTTTGCTGGAATCCTTGACATGCCCTCCCTACACACCGACTCAGCACCTGGAACGGGAACAGGCTCTAGCAAAAGAGTTTGCAGAAATCCTACATTTTACTCTTCGTTTTGATGAACTTAAG ATGAGAAACCCAGCAATTCAGAACGACTTCAGTTATTACAGGCGGACAATAAGTCGCAACAGAATAAACAACATGCAT CTAGACATTGAGAACGAAGTGAACAATGAAATGGCCAATAGGATGTCCCTGTTCTATGCGGAGGCCACACCAATGCTGAAAACCCTCAGTAACGCAACGACACATTTTGTATCAGAA AACAAAACATTACCAATTGAAAATACAACAGACTGTCTAAGTACTATGGCCAGTGTATGTAAAGTCATGTTGGAAACACC agagTACAGGAGTAGATTCACCAGTGAAGAGACCCTTATGTTCTGCATGCGAGTAATGGTGGGAGTTATTATTCTGTATGATCACGTTCATCCTGTGGGAGCTTTCTCAAAGACATCAAAGATTGAT ATGAAGGGATGCATAAAAGTTTTAAAGGAACAACCACCTGACTCTGTGGAAGGACTTCTGAATGCTCTCAG GTTCACTACAAAACACCTGAATGATGAATCTACTTCAAAACAAATTCGAGCTATGCTGCAGTAG